CACCCAGGAAAAAAATAAAGAACGCCTAGAGAACCACAGTCCATAACTACACCCAGGAAATTGGGCTTCTCCCCCGAAAGAACGCTTGGAGAACCACAGTCCATAACTACCTACAGGGAATTGAGCCACCCTCCCGTAACTTTATTGATTTGGCTCCCAACAGGAATGCAAATCCATCGAAGCGGTTTATGATGGCTCCCCACAATCAAGGGGAGATAATCATGAAAGGATCCAAGTTAGCCAATTTCCCATCGTCTGCTTCTTCCCGCTCACACCCAATCTTTTTTCTTCTGAAAATTCAAACCTCTCCAAGTCGACTCTATAAGTAGAGGTCCCTCGTGACACACCGCGTGCGGTTTTCGCATGTGACtatgacttagactttgacttttACTTGTCGAGGAGAGGAAGGTCAGCGCCATGGCCGGCAGAACGACGCGAGCAGGTTCTAATGGCGAGAAACCATCCGATGCCGATGCAGTACCGACACAGCCAAGAGATGCGAGCGAGAGGGTGGGGAGGAGTAGCCAGTGGTGGCAGACGATGGGAGGATAGGAGAGGAGGTTCTAATAGCGAGCGACATCTTTAAAAGGTAATTCATCCATCTCTAATTCTTTGTTTTACTTTGTTCTATCCGCATGGCCGTGTTCTGCTGTTACTAAGGGGAGGATATGTTCTCCTATTTTCTCTCGAGTGGGGGTTTTGTGTTCAGTCTAGTGTGTCCTGTGGAACAATAGGTTTGTTGGGGCTCTGCATTCTACGTTTCCAAAGCCACAACAGAGTGAGATCTAGTATTAGGACTTCCGAGGACTCTCTGTCATCCATCAATACATTCAATATGCTCCTAACAAAGAGAAGCATTCTTCATCTTGGAGAGTACAGCTCTTGTCCAGAACTTCACAATCACAAACGGAGCAAGCCCTCCAAAATTGCATACCCAGTTCCAGCATTCCAAACAAGGTCTCAAGAATACTTGGCAGCTAGAAAGCAGCACTACTTAAATCTTGCCGTATGGATGCTTAATGTCCAGCTCCAGTGGCGGACCCTTTACAAAAATCCTAGGCCCGCCACTGTCCAGCTCATCAAAACTGTAGTCTGCCATCATCTTGGGGAAGATAGATGCTCTCTTCATTATTGGATCACTGTTGCATTGGTTTAGTGACTAAATAATATACTGTCTAAAGATAAGTGTGTGTGTGTGGTCTGCCTTTACCGAAACACGAGTATAGACTGTTGGGCATTCTTCCGTGGATTTTGTTTTGTTAGCACCTACCTAGCTATTACTTCCCAACATGTAAGGCTTGTTAGAAAGCTAAATTAGCTTTTTAGAAGGCTTAGAACATCTTTAGCAGATCCCAAATAATTTAGAGGAGGAAACGCCTCCCTAAATGTTAACTTCTCATATTTTCTCATCTAAATTTTATGCTCTAGAACCGAAACCGAATAACTTAAAGGAGCAAACTTTTTTTCAACATGATTTACAAATTTGAGCATATTCATACATAACAACATTAACCTAAGATGATTTATAATGCATATAAAGTCACACAAATTGATAGCATTATCTAAACATAATAAATTGGAAGTTTTGAAATACAAATTCATAGCACTAGTCATCTTCTTCCATGAACCTCCTACACTAGTCATCTTTCTCTTTAGACCTCTTCCTATTGTAGCGCATGACTAGAGTCGACCACCTATTCGTTATCAATGGCAAGGATCGACCATCTCCACTTGCTCTTTGGTTAAAGTTTGCATGAGCCCTTCCCAAAATTGCTTCCACGAAGTATCTCCAACGAGTGTTTGATCATGCCATGTGAAGTATAAATCGTTGTCATCTTCACTCCATTTTCCTTCTCTTTTTTTTGCTACAAATTTGAGTGAACAAACATCTTGTTCATCCGTTGACAAAGGGTTAACCTTGTCAATGCCCATGATAATGGATTTGGATTTCTAGAAAGGAGGATACTGACCGATCAACAAACTGGTCAACCAAACTAGGCAGCCGACgaaaagtatgatcaaggttTCTCGTCGAGATTGTATCATATGAACTTAGGGTTCCAGGGTATTGCGTCTAATCGAATCTAGCTCggccatggtccactccagcagAGATGTGCATACTAATGACCATTATTTGCAAGTTGTGCCTGTTGTTCAATCTCCGCATGTTATTGTTGCTGAGCCTCCCTTGCATACTgcttcaaattttggaaaaaatGGTGAAATCAGTGGTGAAAACAGCACATGCAATAACAATGCAGAACAGGACGAAGAAAGAGCGCCAGTCGACACTGATCCCGAGGCTGATTCTCTGTCAAAATCCGCCTCAGATCGGCCCCCTGACGCTGCCACGCTCGGCCGTCTCCGTCCGCACCAACGACCTGGTGACATGTCGCCTGCAGGCGCGCGGTCCACGCTGCGCCGGTCCCGCTCGCCTGTCGCCTTCACGCGCTTTCTGGCGACGCCATCATCGCCTGGTCCCGCCGAGCGATCCCGCCGGTCCCTGTCACTTGTTCTTCACCAACCGGAGCTGGCCACGTCGCCTCCTCCTGACGCTTCCTCCACGCGGGAACCGGAGCCAGCTGCGGACAGCCCTGCGTTGTCGGCTGACAGCGCTGATCCCGGAGATGATCCTGCTGCTGGCTTGTCTCCGCCAGGATCGTCTGTGCAGCCGACTGTTGCACCTCCTCCTACAACTGGTATGCAAACACGTCTACAGAAAGGCATTCAAAACCCGAAAAAAATACACCAACGATATTGTTCGCTATGCCTTGTTAACATCTACAGGAGAACCAAAGAATATTCCTGAGGCTCTTACAGACACAAACTGGAAGAGTGCTATGCAGGAAGAATATAATGCTCTTCTTGCCAACAACACATGGCATCTTGTTCCCCCTAGTTCCAAACACAATGTTATTGGTTGCAAATGGGTCTATCATATCAAGAAAAATGCTGATGGTACTATAGATAGATATAAAGCCAGGCTTGTTGCCaaaggattcaaacaaagatatgGTATTGATTATGAGGATACTTTTAGTCCTGTTGTAAAAATTGCTACAGTCAGGATAGTTCTCTCTATATATGTCTCCCGAGGCTGGAGTTTAAGGTAGCTAGATATGAAGAACGCGTTccttcatggtgttctggaagaggaatTTTATATGAAACAACCTCCAGGTTTTGAGTCTTTCGCTAATCCAAACTATGTTTATAAGCTTGATAAAGAGCTCTATGGTTTGAAACAAGCTCCTCGTGCATGGTATTCTCGTCTCAGCAACAAGCTTCAACAACTTGGTTTTACTCCTTCCAAAGCTGATACATCCCTGTTTTTGTTTAACAAGTCAGGTGTTATTGTCTACATGCTCATTTATGTTGCTGATATTATTATCACTAGCTCTTCGGATCAGGCTATTACAGCGCTTCTTCGGAATCTCAACTCCGAATTTTCTCTTAAAGATCTTGGCGATCTTCATTATTTCCTAGGCATTGAGGTTCATAAACAATCATATGGTATTTTGTTAACTCAGGAAAAGTATGCATTAGATTTGTTGAGCCGAGTTGGTATGAGCTCTTGCACCTCCTGTCCAACACCCTTGTCTACTACAGATTCTCTGACATTAACAGATGGCTCTCCTCTTGGTCCTGATGATATTACTCATTACAGAAGCATTGTTGGTGGTCTAAAATACTTGACTATGACTAGACCTGATATTTCTTTTTCAGTTAATACGGTGTGTCAGTACCTTCATGCTCCTACCACAGCTCATTGGTCAGCAGTTAAGAGGATTCTTCGGTATATTCATGGTACACGCACAATTGGACTTACTTTTCAGAGATCACCTTCTACTCTTCTTAGTGCTTTTTCAGATGCAGATTGGGCAGGTGATTTGGATGATAGACACTCTACTGGAGGTTTTGCTATATTCTTTGGTCCCAATCTGATCTCTTGGAGTGCTCGGAAACAACCTACTGTGTCTCGTTCTAGTACAGAGACTGAATATAAGGCACTTGCCAATGCAACTGAGCTTATTTGGGTTGAAGCTCTTGTTACAGAACTTGGTGTTACACTCAGGGAAAAACCATGTCTATGGTGTGATAATCTTGGTGCCACCTATCTGTCTGCTAATCCCGTGTTTCATGCTCGCACTAAGCACATTGAGATTGATTTTTTCTTTGTTAGAGagcgtgttgctaaacacttgctTGATATCAGGTTTATCTCCAGTAAAGATCAGATTGTAGATGGTTTTACCAAGACTCTATGCTCCAAGAAACTAGATGAGTTTAAGCGTAATCTTAACCTCTCCCAGGTTTCGATTAACGGGTGGTATTAGAGGTGTAATATGTATCCGTATACAATATGGTGTAGTACACCAATTGTATACGGACTCTCCTTGTACAAGCCACGTGAGGGGCTTTTCCTCACCTATATTAACATGCAACCGATGACCCTAAGGGGCTACACCGTTCCACCCAACAATAGTTTCGTCAACACGCATTTCAATCATGTGGTCTTCCAACAACTTCTTACTATCACAAACTGGTTTAGTTGTACACTACGGAGAGCCTAACCCACCACACTAAGTGACACCTTGAACTATGCGGAAAGCAACTAAGTGACACCTTGAACTATGCGGAAAATTGTTCCTAACATGAAGTCATATATAGCAAGCATACCCAATGGCAGTTTCCTGAACAACAATGATTTTGATgttggtttatgaaataaaacgtttcactagtagaaaaaggagcATCGGTCCCGATTGATAACGGGTATTAGTTCCGGAttcgcaaccgggactaaatatgCGAGACTAAAGGCCCCCTTTcccaagcaaccgcgactaaaggcccatccacgtGGGTTGCAGACGTGCGTCGGGGCGGAGTACCTTTAGTTCCGGCTGATgtgaccaaccgggactaaaggtctctgCAGGTTCAGGGTTTaaacccctaaatctggtttaattttgttgtgttttcatttcttttatattttattttgtgttttattttagtttcaaagaagtttcagtacacatattctacgctactatatacacgttacacgttgatgcatatgaatatacaatttcaaacaagtttgaaatttcaaacaaaaaaaattcaagaggaatatataatATTCAATCTCGGGTGACCATATACAACTTCAAACAAGTTTCCATATACAATTTACGGCATTAGAAGTTCTTCGTCCTCGAGTGTTGTCCATTAGGATGGAGGACCtccctcatcaaaaatcctgatgattcctcttgaattggtcagAAGCGAGCTTCTGAATTAAGCTTCTGCCGCAAATCACTCCTCCGCAAGTTAATATCCTGAGCCCTCCGCTCAGAGGTGTGTccccggatgaactcacaaatatagtatccacatagattggtcccctttGGCTGAGTTGGAACATTAGTTAACCTTCTAAATGTTAGCTGATCTTTGAATTCACCGGTTATGTTATCTTTGAACCGTTTTCAAACCCTGCCGGGCAaagaaattaaatgaacaagaaacTTATTAGTTATTTGATatcaggaaatgaacgaaagaggtCGATATAGTGCACAAATGAttaaaaataattacttttgcagcattaATCTTTTGTTGATCCAATGCTGcaccaaccgggaccaaaggtccgCCCGTACACCAGCTGTCGATCGTGACCGTTGCGCCCAGATCTTCAGTTGCGGTTCACCtgcagaaccgggactaaagatcctattAGTTCCGGACTAAAATGTTTGAAGACCAATGTGATGGTATAGAAGCCCTGTTTTCTACTAATGGGAGTTCAGTTAAACTTCCAAAGCTACTTTTGGAGTATAAAGATGATTGTACATATCGTCAACTAGTCTAATCAGTTGGCGGAGCTCCCATTTCTAGCAAGCTACGGCGTCCGCTGGAGCTAAATATGTGGCCTCTAATAACACTACGCGCTCCTACTTTTCTGATTAGAACCAGCAcaatgtttttttttattttgagaaAAAGGAAACCAGTACCATGTTGTCTCCGTACTAATGTGTCCCTAGAGAAAAATCCAATTAGTGAACACGCCGTCTGGGCTGCGGTTGCCTTTTTTATTTGAGCAGAAGACGTCAGTTACTACGTCCGCCTATTACACTTTTTTTTTTAACAAACACAGTTAACGGTAACACTAATGAAGCATCTCCGGTGTTAGAAATTCTGACGGACATCTCGGAAGGAAAAAAGAAACAAATCGCGACGGCAGTTCCTAGCTATTTAAATGGCGATAATATATATTCCACAAGTTCATGCAAGTCCTGATCATAATTTGACGAACACTGCATATCTAATCTCCAAGGTTTTGCATCCTTGCACCAGCAATGGAGGATGGCTTCTTCACCACACCCGTGCTCCTCCTCTGCATCACCCTTGTAGTCGCCCTGATGTTCCTGCTTCGCCATAGGCGGAAGGCACAGTTGCCTCCCGGCCCACCGGCCCTGCTCTTCCTCGCCAAGTTCTTGGCGCTCCGGCGGTCCATCTTTGACCTTCTCCCGCTCCTCCTAGAGCTCCATGCACGCTATGGCCCAGTCATATCCGTTCACCTCTTTCAGACGTTCGTCTTCATCCGGGACCGCCACGTGGCCCATCGCGTGCTCGTCCAGGCCGGCGCcaccttcgccgaccggccccggAAATCGGACCCAGAGCTCCTATTCTCCGCCGGCGGCCGCGACATCACCTCGTCGCCATACGGTCCCTACTGGCGCCTTCTCCGCCGGAACCTCGTCGTAGGGTCTCTTAGCCCAGCACGAGTCCGAGAGTTCGCCCCGGCGAGAAGGTGGGCTTGTGACGCCCTTGTCAGCAACCTCCTCCGTGCGCAAAAATGCGGCGGTGCGCTGGAGTCAAAGCCGAAGGTTGTCGTCCCGGTCAGACCACTCCTGCGGCGGGCCATGTTCGAGCTGCTGGTGTACATGTGCTTCGGCGTGCGGCTCCAGCACGAGGTGCTCGACGAGATCGAGGAGCTCCAGAACTCGGCGCTGTGCTCCATCACCGCCTTCCCGGTCTTCGCTTTGTTCCCGGCGATCACCAAGAGGCTCTTCCGGAAGCGGTGGGCGGAGTACGTGGAGCTCCGCCGGAGGCTGGACGGGATCTTCACCCCTCTCATCTACTCCACCACGCGTGACGACACACCGCCGTGCTACGCTGACTCGCTGCAAGCGATACGCGTGGCAGACGAAGGCGGCCGCCCGCTCACGGAGATGGAGAAGGTCAGCCTCTGTTGCGAGTTCCTGGATGGAGGCACGGACACCACCGTCACCttgctggagtggaccatggccGAGCTAGCCAGCCGTCCCGACATCCAGAGCAAGGTCTACGAGGAGGTAAAGTCATCTGCAGAGTTCAGTGACTGCGACCGGCTGGCGACGCCATACCTGAAGGCCGTCATCCTTGAGAGCTTGCGGCTACACCCGCCAAGCCACTTCGTCCTACCGCACGGCACAAAGAACGATGCCATAATCGAGGGTTACGAGGTGCCCAAGGGCGCACAGCTCAACTTCTTGGTGGCCGAGATCGGCCGTGATCCCGCGGTCTGGACAGACGCGCTGGAGTTTAGGCCAGAGAGATTCTTGGATGGCGGCGAGGGCTGCGGCGTGGACATCACGGGGAGCAGGGAGATCAAGATGATGCCGTTCGGAGCTGGCCGTAGGATGTGCCCCGCGTACTCCCTTGGCATGCACCATGCCGAGTACTTCCTAGCGAGGCTGGTGAGGGAGATGGAGTGGCGGCCagcggtggagggagaggcggtgGACATGACGGAGAAGTTGTACTTCACCACTGTGATGAAGCATCCCCTCCATATACGCATCATCGCCAGAAGCTAAGTATTGTCTGCGAACTGCTGTGGCATACACACCATGTACGTCCCTTCCCGTTGTTACTACTTGTTACCGAAGCCACAACAGGCCGAGGGCTCTCTGTCATCCATCAATACACGTATCCATCCAACACTGTTGCATTGGTTCAATGACTAATCAAACATTGAAATGCGGTTGGATGGATATGTGTTTCGGTAAGGCaaaccacacacacacacacacacacttatCTGTAGACAGTATATTCTTTAGTCACTAAACCATTGCAACACTGATCCAATAATGAAGAAAGCATCCATCTCTTTCAAGATGATGGAAGACTACAGTTTTTCATGAGCTAGAGATTAAGCATCCATACGGAAAGATTTAAATACTACTGCTTTCTAGCTGCCAGGTATTCTTCAGACCTTGTTTCGAGTGCTGGAACTGGGTATGCAATTTTGGAGGGCTTGCTCCGTTTATGATTGTGAAGTTCCGAACAAGAACCGCACTCTCTCGATGATATCAGTTGTGACACGTGGAAAAGAGAAAATGAAATGAGCAGAGCAGTGTGTATTCTAGTTTTTCAGATAGGTATAACATGCCTTTCTTAAAAAATGTAGCACTACATCGTGGTTGTGTTGTCTATGAATACAGGGTAAAAAGAGCTGGACATAACAATGGTGTTATCTTAGAACTGAAGTAAATCCTCACAATTTGCTAGATACAGCAAGATATGTTGTATGACGGGCCTGAGCCATCAATTTGCCGGTCCTTTTCTTCCTGAAATCAACAGAAACAATACCGATTGATTTTCCAGCACGCAACAGCTTCCCCTCAACCTCTATTTCTTCCTGAAAAATTACATAACATAGTTTACAATGTGTCAAGTAACGTCTGAAATTATCACAACTACAAAAAGACGAAGATATGTTCAAAATTAATCAAGCCTTCTCATGCCTAACTAGCAAGAAATATAGCCAAGCAAGCTGAAAAGCCGTTTAGCAATATATTAACAACATGAGAACAGAACCGTAATTCTGATCCTGAACTGATTCTAGAAACCATGTTGTACCACCAAGCTCCACTAAGAGCTCAGCCCATCAAAGAAATGAAAATGAATAAAGAGTGAGTGCAGACGTGAAGGTGCATTGAATCCAACAACATTTACCTGTTTAATAGTCTTATATTTTTACAGTGAGAAAATTACCGAAAGGTAAGAAGCTAAGAAGTAATGGTCCTTTTATCACCAATAAAAAAGTTAACTCATTAAATTACCAACTTTAACCTTTCTAGAAGATTACAAATACGCAagcactaaaacttccaccattccATTTTCACATCACATCATTTCTCCTTTTACGAATCTTACTCCCACCTGTGTAAGTATTAGCTGCTAATGACATTGAACTTAAAGTAATCACGAGTACTATACTATACTTGGGCATAGAACTCAGATTATCAAAATAAAAACCGAGATGTACTGCAAGCAGAAGTACTATACTGTGGTCACCCTTACGGAAACTGAGAGGTAAGCATTTAGAGGCTCCTAGCTTCTGTCACCCACTATGAGAATGGCTAATCATTCATGGAGAAGTACTaaaatgttgcaccgttgttatcCTAGAACAAAGTGACAACACTCTACTGCTCTACTATGGGTCAAATCTTAATTATgacgaggcggaaaacaagaatcTCGAACAACTTTCACCAAGTTCAAGTTTCACAGCTAACCACAGTTCACTCGTGTCCCCTTCCAACAACTTGTTGTTATCGGTTTAGTCATACATGTAATAACAATGCAGGTATCACTGAGAGCCCAACCCACAACTAAGTGACACCTTCAGCTGAGCATAAAGCTGTTCTTAACACCAAGTCATAACAAGCATACGCAATTGCAAGATTCAGAACAACAATCTGATTTTGATGTTCACCTGAAACGGCAAGACAGACACACCAGAACGAGCTTCAGAATGATATAGTGTGATTACTGACACCCCATCCAATTCCTCCCTAACATGAGCCTAACAGAAACCCAGGTACAGGCATGGGCCACGTCTACTGGCTTACTCCCGATTAGTTGCTTCCAATGCCTCAGCAAATTGGCAAGGCCTAATTTTCCGATTGCACAATTCTAGCACGAAGTGCATGGAAACTTCAAGAGGATCGCAGTTTCACCACAAAAATTCCCAATAAAAAT
This region of Lolium perenne isolate Kyuss_39 chromosome 2, Kyuss_2.0, whole genome shotgun sequence genomic DNA includes:
- the LOC127329151 gene encoding uncharacterized protein, which translates into the protein MVHSSRDVHTNDHYLQVVPVVQSPHVIVAEPPLHTASNFGKNGEISGENSTCNNNAEQDEERAPVDTDPEADSLSKSASDRPPDAATLGRLRPHQRPGDMSPAGARSTLRRSRSPVAFTRFLATPSSPGPAERSRRSLSLVLHQPELATSPPPDASSTREPEPAADSPALSADSADPGDDPAAGLSPPGSSVQPTVAPPPTTGEPKNIPEALTDTNWKSAMQEEYNALLANNTWHLVPPSSKHNVIGCKWVYHIKKNADDSLTLTDGSPLGPDDITHYRSIVGGLKYLTMTRPDISFSVNTRSPSTLLSAFSDADWAGDLDDRHSTGGFAIFFGPNLISWSARKQPTVSRSSTETEYKALANATELIWVEALVTELGVTLREKPCLWCDNLGATYLSANPVFHARTKHIEIDFFFVRERVAKHLLDIRFISSKDQIVDGFTKTLCSKKLDEFKRNLNLSQVSINGWFCILAPAMEDGFFTTPVLLLCITLVVALMFLLRHRRKAQLPPGPPALLFLAKFLALRRSIFDLLPLLLELHARYGPVISVHLFQTFVFIRDRHVAHRVLVQAGATFADRPRKSDPELLFSAGGRDITSSPYGPYWRLLRRNLVVGSLSPARVREFAPARRWACDALVSNLLRAQKCGGALESKPKVVVPVRPLLRRAMFELLVYMCFGVRLQHEVLDEIEELQNSALCSITAFPVFALFPAITKRLFRKRWAEYVELRRRLDGIFTPLIYSTTRDDTPPCYADSLQAIRVADEGGRPLTEMEKVSLCCEFLDGGTDTTVTLLEWTMAELASRPDIQSKVYEEVKSSAEFSDCDRLATPYLKAVILESLRLHPPSHFVLPHGTKNDAIIEGYEVPKGAQLNFLVAEIGRDPAVWTDALEFRPERFLDGGEGCGVDITGSREIKMMPFGAGRRMCPAYSLGMHHAEYFLARLVREMEWRPAVEGEAVDMTEKLYFTTVMKHPLHIRIIARS